Proteins encoded in a region of the Polyodon spathula isolate WHYD16114869_AA chromosome 9, ASM1765450v1, whole genome shotgun sequence genome:
- the LOC121320979 gene encoding syntaxin-19-like, which translates to MRDRLLELQQRAKEAEISKEENSHVEPSSQGEEVVIKQQAVIFEKEPIVESILNDVQQIQDEINELEEDITKFSQQQKTLVSTMRRFSIIKKENNITRDIKIRAEHIHKRLEAMSKEVKQTGADNRLTSTVSRIQRTQHAMLFKQFQKVMSQYNGTLVGKQEKCKQFIIRQLEVAGKEVGEEEVDEMMVQGKWEVFNENIINEVKITKSQLSEIEQRHKELMNLESQMRDLRELFLEIYMQVELHGEQVNNIEANVSHTQDYIQHSNEKFKLAVRYKKKHPCKVMCCCCFPCCK; encoded by the coding sequence atgagggACCGTCTGCTGGAATTACAACAACGTGCAAAGGAAGCTGAAATCTCCAAAGAGGAGAATAGCCATGTTGAGCCTTCAAGTCAGGGGGAAGAGGTGGTCATCAAGCAACAAGCCGTGATTTTTGAAAAGGAGCCCATTGTGGAGTCCATCTTGAATGATGTGCAGCAGATCCAAGATGAAATCAACGAACTGGAAGAAGACATCACAAAGTTTAGCCAGCAGCAGAAGACCCTGGTGTCCACCATGCGTCGCTTTAGCATTATCAAAAAGGAGAACAACATTACCAGGGACATCAAGATCCGAGCTGAGCACATTCACAAGAGACTGGAGGCCATGTCTAAAGAGGTCAAGCAGACCGGGGCGGACAACAGGCTGACCTCTACAGTCAGTAGGATCCAGCGCACCCAGCATGCCATGCTCTTCAAGCAGTTCCAGAAGGTCATGTCCCAGTACAACGGTACTCTGGTGGGCAAGCAGGAGAAGTGTAAGCAGTTCATCATCCGGCAGTTGGAGGTGGCAGGGAAGGAGGTGGGGGAAGAGGAGGTGGATGAGATGATGGTGCAAGGCAAGTGGGAAGTGTTCAATGAGAACATCATTAACGAAGTGAAGATCACCAAGTCACAGCTCTCCGAGATCGAGCAGCGCCACAAGGAGCTGATGAACCTGGAGAGCCAGATGAGGGACTTGCGGGAGCTGTTTCTTGAGATCTACATGCAGGTTGAGTTGCACGGAGAACAGGTGAACAACATCGAAGCCAACGTGAGCCACACTCAGGACTACATTCAGCACTCGAATGAGAAATTCAAGCTGGCAGTGAGGTACAAGAAGAAGCACCCTTGTAAGGTGAtgtgctgctgttgttttccttGCTGTAAATGA